One Ignavibacteria bacterium genomic window, ATGACCGCCGAGTTGTACTGTGTTGGCCATGATCACATTGTTGCCAACCACACAGTCATGGGCAACATGTGTGTATGCCATAAGAAGGCAATCGGAGCCAACAACAGCCTTTCCGCTGGAGGCTGTTCCGCGGTTAACGGTAGCACACTCACGGATGACCGTGCGATCTCCGATGATCGCAAGAGTTGGTTCATTTCTGTACTTCAGATCCTGCGGTGCTGTGGAAATAACGGCACCCGGATGGATGCGCACGTCTTTCCCGATACGAGCTCCATTGGCGATGGTCACATGTCCCATGAGGACAGTGCCTTCACCGATCTCCACATCATCTTCAACGATGCAGAATGGACCGATCTCTACGTTCTGTGCTATCTGTGCTTTTGGAGAAACAACCGCAGTAGCATGGATCATGAGGCAACTCCTCTGTCAACAACAGCTGCCGAAAGTTCTGCTTCTGCTGCGAGCTTTCCATCCACAAAGGCCTTGCCAACGAGATGGCAGATATTGAATCTGAACCGTGTCATCTCCAACTCCATCACCAATTGGTCACCAGGGGTGA contains:
- the lpxA gene encoding acyl-ACP--UDP-N-acetylglucosamine O-acyltransferase; the encoded protein is MIHATAVVSPKAQIAQNVEIGPFCIVEDDVEIGEGTVLMGHVTIANGARIGKDVRIHPGAVISTAPQDLKYRNEPTLAIIGDRTVIRECATVNRGTASSGKAVVGSDCLLMAYTHVAHDCVVGNNVIMANTVQLGGHVEVGDWAIIGGVTGVHQFCRIGAHTMVGACSRVVKDVPPFTLTGREPLVVQGVNAVGLRRRGFSNEVIEKIDTFYNVILRSGLNTSDGIQHYEDTTPEIDPAVADCITFIRSSKRGVYRGSTTRS